A genome region from Rhinopithecus roxellana isolate Shanxi Qingling chromosome 10, ASM756505v1, whole genome shotgun sequence includes the following:
- the M6PR gene encoding cation-dependent mannose-6-phosphate receptor isoform X1: MESVGGVRGFICRRNFGLHHGGRSSGIIWRRMFPFYSCWRTGLLLLLLLAVAVRESWQAEEKTCDLVGEKGKESEKELALVKRLKPLFNKSFESTVGQGSDTYIYIFRVCREAGNHTSGAGLVQINKSNGKETVVGRLNETHIFNGSNWIMLIYKGGDEYDNHCGKEQRRAVVMISCNRHTLADNFNPVSEERGKVQDCFYLFEMDSSLACSPEVSHLSVGSILLVTFASLVAVYVVGGFLYQRLVVGAKGMEQFPHLAFWQDLGNLVADGCDFVCRSKPRNVPAAYRGVGDDQLGEESEERDDHLLPM; this comes from the exons ATGGAGTCCGTTGGAGGTGTTCGTGGATTTATTTGTAGGAGGAATTTTGGCCTGCATCATGGTGGGAGGTCAAGTGGCATCATTTGGAGAAG GATGTTCCCTTTCTACAGCTGCTGGAGGACTGGACTGCTACTGCTGTTACTCCTGGCTGTGGCAGTGAGAGAATCCtggcaggcagaagaaaaaacTTGCGACTTGGTAGGAGAAAAGGGTAAAGAGTCAGAGAAAGAATTGGCGCTGGTGAAGAGGCTGAAACCACTGTTTAATAAAAG CTTTGAGAGCACTGTGGGCCAGGGTTCAGACACATACATCTACATCTTCAGGGTGTGCCGGGAAGCTGGCAACCACACTTCTGGGGCAGGCCTGGTACAAATCAACAAAAGTAATGGGAAGGAGACAGTGGTAGGGAGACTCAACGAGACTCACATCTTCAACGGAA GTAACTGGATCATGCTGATCTATAAAGGGGGTGATGAATATGACAACCACTGTGGCAAGGAGCAGCGTCGTGCAGTGGTGATGATCTCCTGCAATCGACACACCCTAGCG GACAATTTTAACCCTGTGTCTGAGGAGCGGGGCAAAGTCCAAGATTGTTTCTACCTCTTTGAGATGGATAGCAGCCTGGCCTGTTCCCCAGAGGTCTCCCACCTCAGTGTGGGTTCTATCTTACTTGTCAC GTTTGCGTCACTGGTTGCTGTTTATGTTGTTGGGGGGTTCCTATACCAGCGACTGGTGGTGGGAGCCAAAGGAATGGAGCAGTTTCCTCATTTAGCCTTCTGGCAGGATCTTGGCAATCTGGTAGCA GATGGCTGTGACTTTGTCTGCCGTTCTAAACCTCGGAATGTGCCTGCAGCATATCGTGGTGTGGGGGATGACCAGCTGGGGGAGGAGTCAGAAGAAAGGGATGACCATTTATTACCAATGTAG
- the M6PR gene encoding cation-dependent mannose-6-phosphate receptor isoform X2, with product MFPFYSCWRTGLLLLLLLAVAVRESWQAEEKTCDLVGEKGKESEKELALVKRLKPLFNKSFESTVGQGSDTYIYIFRVCREAGNHTSGAGLVQINKSNGKETVVGRLNETHIFNGSNWIMLIYKGGDEYDNHCGKEQRRAVVMISCNRHTLADNFNPVSEERGKVQDCFYLFEMDSSLACSPEVSHLSVGSILLVTFASLVAVYVVGGFLYQRLVVGAKGMEQFPHLAFWQDLGNLVADGCDFVCRSKPRNVPAAYRGVGDDQLGEESEERDDHLLPM from the exons ATGTTCCCTTTCTACAGCTGCTGGAGGACTGGACTGCTACTGCTGTTACTCCTGGCTGTGGCAGTGAGAGAATCCtggcaggcagaagaaaaaacTTGCGACTTGGTAGGAGAAAAGGGTAAAGAGTCAGAGAAAGAATTGGCGCTGGTGAAGAGGCTGAAACCACTGTTTAATAAAAG CTTTGAGAGCACTGTGGGCCAGGGTTCAGACACATACATCTACATCTTCAGGGTGTGCCGGGAAGCTGGCAACCACACTTCTGGGGCAGGCCTGGTACAAATCAACAAAAGTAATGGGAAGGAGACAGTGGTAGGGAGACTCAACGAGACTCACATCTTCAACGGAA GTAACTGGATCATGCTGATCTATAAAGGGGGTGATGAATATGACAACCACTGTGGCAAGGAGCAGCGTCGTGCAGTGGTGATGATCTCCTGCAATCGACACACCCTAGCG GACAATTTTAACCCTGTGTCTGAGGAGCGGGGCAAAGTCCAAGATTGTTTCTACCTCTTTGAGATGGATAGCAGCCTGGCCTGTTCCCCAGAGGTCTCCCACCTCAGTGTGGGTTCTATCTTACTTGTCAC GTTTGCGTCACTGGTTGCTGTTTATGTTGTTGGGGGGTTCCTATACCAGCGACTGGTGGTGGGAGCCAAAGGAATGGAGCAGTTTCCTCATTTAGCCTTCTGGCAGGATCTTGGCAATCTGGTAGCA GATGGCTGTGACTTTGTCTGCCGTTCTAAACCTCGGAATGTGCCTGCAGCATATCGTGGTGTGGGGGATGACCAGCTGGGGGAGGAGTCAGAAGAAAGGGATGACCATTTATTACCAATGTAG